From the Argopecten irradians isolate NY chromosome 13, Ai_NY, whole genome shotgun sequence genome, one window contains:
- the LOC138306749 gene encoding phosphatidylinositol 4-phosphate 5-kinase type-1 alpha-like isoform X7, producing the protein MATNLLQTSEFRERENDVSSVKEGSEDECDDDGKQKLRPPPIETPTNVMGHGPRTPGGSKEKEKKIGHRRVDETGIVTYKKKPTSELMAAIQLGIGASVGGLSSKPERDVLMQDFQVVDSVFFPSEGSNLTPAHHYSDFRFKTYAPIAFRYFRELFGIQPDDFLLSLCDEPLKELSNPGASGSIFYLTSDDEFIIKTVQHKEADFLQKLLPGYYMNLNQNPRTLLPKFYGLYCYQCGGKNIRFVVMNNLLPSSVRLHEKYDLKGSTYKRKASKHERSKNSPTLKDLDFIDIHPEGILLEKDKHDALVKTMQRDCRVLESFKIMDYSLLLGIYNLDQVTRDKVKESETVNQETTTNSSAGTSQGGASSLPPDSLADSYPGATTSPPKTGSSLARTKSMKTRLANYSTAIEAIQASRGYDDDEDEDEDIPPGGIPAKNAKGERLLMYMGVIDVLQSYRFKKKFEHTMKSIVIDGDTISVHRPSYYSQRFQNFFEKRVFRKLQTPLKHSPSKRKPGGPKKSSGHSESEGVTEVPRRTGVTDRSHRTISFTEDKTPIPGTTGGRPDLLPENSTPPPTFDEAVGSLTPKRGRSGTDISHSPKSVSPSGESISEGRRPEVQVSGTFQVTYQESSTSLSHTSPVMRTSPPLSISESTPTHTDYTEGTPSYTPSSPSCYSDIDQAFQAELDKDVQVQASPSTLSPARSKVTVTTTSSTETSYTSALENPYSSDSERGPTNSDSNYSDSARPSPDKVGQGRINKPQVQGHISTPVSNYNDIQNNSTNEEGEVSKTKGQSSQGSNELEVQESEVS; encoded by the exons AATGTGATGATGATGGGAAACAGAAACTACGACCCCCTCCCATAGAG ACACCTACTAATGTAATGGGGCACGGGCCTCGGACCCCAGGGGGGTCGAAAGAGAAGGAGAAGAAAATCGGGCACAGACGAGTCGATGAGACGGGAATTGTCACTTACAAAAAG AAACCAACCTCTGAGTTGATGGCAGCCATTCAGCTGGGTATTGGGGCCAGTGTAGGGGGGCTCTCATCCAAACCTGAACGTGATGTGCTCATGCAGGATTTCCAAGTCGTGGACAGTGTATTCTTTCCTTC GGAAGGAAGTAACCTAACACCGGCCCATCATTACAGTGATTTCAGGTTCAAGACCTACGCTCCGATCGCATTTAGGTACTTTCGGGAATTGTTTGGCATTCAGCCGGACGATTTTCTG CTGTCGTTATGTGACGAGCCATTAAAGGAACTGTCCAATCCTGGTGCTAGTGGTAGTATATTTTACCTGACGTCAGACGACGAGTTCATCATAAAAACTGTACAGCACAAAGAAGCGGATTTCTTACAGAAACTATTACCAGGATATTATATG AATTTAAACCAAAATCCCAGGACGTTACTGCCCAAGTTCTACGGCTTATATTGTTATCAG TGTGGTGGGAAAAATATCCGATTTGTGGTTATGAACAATTTATTACCATCTTCTGTGAGACTTCATGAAAAGTATGATCTTAAAGGAAGCACGTACAAACGGAAGGCATCGAAACACGAACGAAGTAAAAACAGTCCTACACTTAAAGACTTAGATTTTATTGACATTCATCCTGAAGGGATTCTATTGGAAAAGGACAAACATGATGCGTTAGTGAAAACCATGCAGAGAGATTGTCGG GTGCTAGAGAGTTTTAAGATTATGGACTACAGCTTATTGTTAGGGATATATAACTTAGATCAGGTAACTCGGGATAAG GTTAAGGAGTCGGAGACCGTTAATCAGGAAACAACAACAAATTCGAGTGCTGGGACGTCCCAGGGCGGGGCCTCGTCTCTACCGCCTGATTCGCTCGCAGATTCATACCCAGGTGCCACAACTTCTCCTCCCAAAACAG gtTCATCGCTGGCAAGGACCAAGTCAATGAAGACACGATTAGCTAACTATTCCACTGCTATCGAGGCTATTCAAGCGTCCAGAGGATACGATGACGACGAAGATGAGGATGAAGATATACc ACCTGGAGGTATTCCAGCTAAGAATGCCAAAGGTGAACGTCTCCTAATGTACATGGGTGTTATAGATGTTCTACAGAGTTACAGGTTTAAGAAGAAGTTCGAACACACAATGAAATCCATAGTTATAGACGGC GACACGATATCGGTTCATCGACCAAGCTACTATTCCCAAAGATTCCAGAACTTTTTTGAAAAACGTGTATTTAGAAAGCTACAAACTC CCCTGAAGCATTCACCTTCTAAGAGGAAGCCTGGCGGTCCTAAGAAGTCTTCAGGTCATTCCGAGTCGGAAGGTGTGACAGAAGTTCCAAGGAGGACAGGGGTCACGGACAGGTCACATAGGACCATTAGTTTTACAGAAGACAAAACACCCATTCCAG GTACCACAGGAGGCAGGCCGGATCTGCTACCAGAAAATTCCACACCACCCCCAACATTTGACGAGGCGGTGGGCTCTCTGACACCCAAAAGAGGGCGTAGTGGAACAGACATATCTCATTCTCCTAAATCTGTATCCCCTTCGGGGGAGAGTATTAGTGAGGGAAGGAG ACCTGAAGTACAGGTGAGCGGTACATTCCAAGTAACCTACCAGGAGTCGAGTACATCATTATCTCACACCTCCCCCGTGATGCGGACCTCCCCTCCCCTCAGCATCTCCGAGTCGACACCCACACATACAGACTACACTGAGGGAACTCCCAGCTACACACCATCTAGTCCGAGTTGCTATAGTGACATAG ATCAAGCTTTCCAGGCAGAGCTGGACAAAGATGTACAAGTACAAGCGTCTCCCTCAACACTTTCTCCTgcaaggtcaaaggtcactgTGACCACTACAAGTAGTACAGAGACATCATATACAAGTGCTCTGGAAAACCCGTACAGCAGCGATAGTGAACGGGGTCCAACAAACTCTGACAGTAACTATAGTGACAGTGCACGACCTTCGCCTGACAAAGTGGGTCAAGGTCGCATAAATAAACcacaagttcaaggtcacataTCAACACCAGTGTCAAATTACAATGATATTCAAAACAATTCCACAAATGAGGAAGGTGAAGTGTCAAAGACCAAAGGTCAAAGTTCGCAGGGGTCTAATGAATTAGAAGTTCAGGAGTCAGAAGtg TCCTAG
- the LOC138306749 gene encoding phosphatidylinositol 4-phosphate 5-kinase type-1 alpha-like isoform X6: MATNLLQTSEFRERENDVSSVKEGSEDECDDDGKQKLRPPPIETPTNVMGHGPRTPGGSKEKEKKIGHRRVDETGIVTYKKKPTSELMAAIQLGIGASVGGLSSKPERDVLMQDFQVVDSVFFPSEGSNLTPAHHYSDFRFKTYAPIAFRYFRELFGIQPDDFLLSLCDEPLKELSNPGASGSIFYLTSDDEFIIKTVQHKEADFLQKLLPGYYMNLNQNPRTLLPKFYGLYCYQCGGKNIRFVVMNNLLPSSVRLHEKYDLKGSTYKRKASKHERSKNSPTLKDLDFIDIHPEGILLEKDKHDALVKTMQRDCRVLESFKIMDYSLLLGIYNLDQVTRDKVKESETVNQETTTNSSAGTSQGGASSLPPDSLADSYPGATTSPPKTGSSLARTKSMKTRLANYSTAIEAIQASRGYDDDEDEDEDIPPGGIPAKNAKGERLLMYMGVIDVLQSYRFKKKFEHTMKSIVIDGDTISVHRPSYYSQRFQNFFEKRVFRKLQTPLKHSPSKRKPGGPKKSSGHSESEGVTEVPRRTGVTDRSHRTISFTEDKTPIPGTTGGRPDLLPENSTPPPTFDEAVGSLTPKRGRSGTDISHSPKSVSPSGESISEGRRPEVQVSGTFQVTYQESSTSLSHTSPVMRTSPPLSISESTPTHTDYTEGTPSYTPSSPSCYSDIDQAFQAELDKDVQVQASPSTLSPARSKVTVTTTSSTETSYTSALENPYSSDSERGPTNSDSNYSDSARPSPDKVGQGRINKPQVQGHISTPVSNYNDIQNNSTNEEGEVSKTKGQSSQGSNELEVQESEVTHL; this comes from the exons AATGTGATGATGATGGGAAACAGAAACTACGACCCCCTCCCATAGAG ACACCTACTAATGTAATGGGGCACGGGCCTCGGACCCCAGGGGGGTCGAAAGAGAAGGAGAAGAAAATCGGGCACAGACGAGTCGATGAGACGGGAATTGTCACTTACAAAAAG AAACCAACCTCTGAGTTGATGGCAGCCATTCAGCTGGGTATTGGGGCCAGTGTAGGGGGGCTCTCATCCAAACCTGAACGTGATGTGCTCATGCAGGATTTCCAAGTCGTGGACAGTGTATTCTTTCCTTC GGAAGGAAGTAACCTAACACCGGCCCATCATTACAGTGATTTCAGGTTCAAGACCTACGCTCCGATCGCATTTAGGTACTTTCGGGAATTGTTTGGCATTCAGCCGGACGATTTTCTG CTGTCGTTATGTGACGAGCCATTAAAGGAACTGTCCAATCCTGGTGCTAGTGGTAGTATATTTTACCTGACGTCAGACGACGAGTTCATCATAAAAACTGTACAGCACAAAGAAGCGGATTTCTTACAGAAACTATTACCAGGATATTATATG AATTTAAACCAAAATCCCAGGACGTTACTGCCCAAGTTCTACGGCTTATATTGTTATCAG TGTGGTGGGAAAAATATCCGATTTGTGGTTATGAACAATTTATTACCATCTTCTGTGAGACTTCATGAAAAGTATGATCTTAAAGGAAGCACGTACAAACGGAAGGCATCGAAACACGAACGAAGTAAAAACAGTCCTACACTTAAAGACTTAGATTTTATTGACATTCATCCTGAAGGGATTCTATTGGAAAAGGACAAACATGATGCGTTAGTGAAAACCATGCAGAGAGATTGTCGG GTGCTAGAGAGTTTTAAGATTATGGACTACAGCTTATTGTTAGGGATATATAACTTAGATCAGGTAACTCGGGATAAG GTTAAGGAGTCGGAGACCGTTAATCAGGAAACAACAACAAATTCGAGTGCTGGGACGTCCCAGGGCGGGGCCTCGTCTCTACCGCCTGATTCGCTCGCAGATTCATACCCAGGTGCCACAACTTCTCCTCCCAAAACAG gtTCATCGCTGGCAAGGACCAAGTCAATGAAGACACGATTAGCTAACTATTCCACTGCTATCGAGGCTATTCAAGCGTCCAGAGGATACGATGACGACGAAGATGAGGATGAAGATATACc ACCTGGAGGTATTCCAGCTAAGAATGCCAAAGGTGAACGTCTCCTAATGTACATGGGTGTTATAGATGTTCTACAGAGTTACAGGTTTAAGAAGAAGTTCGAACACACAATGAAATCCATAGTTATAGACGGC GACACGATATCGGTTCATCGACCAAGCTACTATTCCCAAAGATTCCAGAACTTTTTTGAAAAACGTGTATTTAGAAAGCTACAAACTC CCCTGAAGCATTCACCTTCTAAGAGGAAGCCTGGCGGTCCTAAGAAGTCTTCAGGTCATTCCGAGTCGGAAGGTGTGACAGAAGTTCCAAGGAGGACAGGGGTCACGGACAGGTCACATAGGACCATTAGTTTTACAGAAGACAAAACACCCATTCCAG GTACCACAGGAGGCAGGCCGGATCTGCTACCAGAAAATTCCACACCACCCCCAACATTTGACGAGGCGGTGGGCTCTCTGACACCCAAAAGAGGGCGTAGTGGAACAGACATATCTCATTCTCCTAAATCTGTATCCCCTTCGGGGGAGAGTATTAGTGAGGGAAGGAG ACCTGAAGTACAGGTGAGCGGTACATTCCAAGTAACCTACCAGGAGTCGAGTACATCATTATCTCACACCTCCCCCGTGATGCGGACCTCCCCTCCCCTCAGCATCTCCGAGTCGACACCCACACATACAGACTACACTGAGGGAACTCCCAGCTACACACCATCTAGTCCGAGTTGCTATAGTGACATAG ATCAAGCTTTCCAGGCAGAGCTGGACAAAGATGTACAAGTACAAGCGTCTCCCTCAACACTTTCTCCTgcaaggtcaaaggtcactgTGACCACTACAAGTAGTACAGAGACATCATATACAAGTGCTCTGGAAAACCCGTACAGCAGCGATAGTGAACGGGGTCCAACAAACTCTGACAGTAACTATAGTGACAGTGCACGACCTTCGCCTGACAAAGTGGGTCAAGGTCGCATAAATAAACcacaagttcaaggtcacataTCAACACCAGTGTCAAATTACAATGATATTCAAAACAATTCCACAAATGAGGAAGGTGAAGTGTCAAAGACCAAAGGTCAAAGTTCGCAGGGGTCTAATGAATTAGAAGTTCAGGAGTCAGAAGtg ACACACCTGTAG
- the LOC138306749 gene encoding phosphatidylinositol 4-phosphate 5-kinase type-1 alpha-like isoform X4: protein MATNLLQTSEFRERENDVSSVKEGSEDECDDDGKQKLRPPPIETPTNVMGHGPRTPGGSKEKEKKIGHRRVDETGIVTYKKKPTSELMAAIQLGIGASVGGLSSKPERDVLMQDFQVVDSVFFPSEGSNLTPAHHYSDFRFKTYAPIAFRYFRELFGIQPDDFLLSLCDEPLKELSNPGASGSIFYLTSDDEFIIKTVQHKEADFLQKLLPGYYMNLNQNPRTLLPKFYGLYCYQCGGKNIRFVVMNNLLPSSVRLHEKYDLKGSTYKRKASKHERSKNSPTLKDLDFIDIHPEGILLEKDKHDALVKTMQRDCRVLESFKIMDYSLLLGIYNLDQVTRDKVKESETVNQETTTNSSAGTSQGGASSLPPDSLADSYPGATTSPPKTGSSLARTKSMKTRLANYSTAIEAIQASRGYDDDEDEDEDIPPGGIPAKNAKGERLLMYMGVIDVLQSYRFKKKFEHTMKSIVIDGDTISVHRPSYYSQRFQNFFEKRVFRKLQTPLKHSPSKRKPGGPKKSSGHSESEGVTEVPRRTGVTDRSHRTISFTEDKTPIPGTTGGRPDLLPENSTPPPTFDEAVGSLTPKRGRSGTDISHSPKSVSPSGESISEGRRPEVQVSGTFQVTYQESSTSLSHTSPVMRTSPPLSISESTPTHTDYTEGTPSYTPSSPSCYSDIDQAFQAELDKDVQVQASPSTLSPARSKVTVTTTSSTETSYTSALENPYSSDSERGPTNSDSNYSDSARPSPDKVGQGRINKPQVQGHISTPVSNYNDIQNNSTNEEGEVSKTKGQSSQGSNELEVQESEVKSVSPTTIHKQRRVHFESDDEAEPSGSNIVKPETPSWQETHL, encoded by the exons AATGTGATGATGATGGGAAACAGAAACTACGACCCCCTCCCATAGAG ACACCTACTAATGTAATGGGGCACGGGCCTCGGACCCCAGGGGGGTCGAAAGAGAAGGAGAAGAAAATCGGGCACAGACGAGTCGATGAGACGGGAATTGTCACTTACAAAAAG AAACCAACCTCTGAGTTGATGGCAGCCATTCAGCTGGGTATTGGGGCCAGTGTAGGGGGGCTCTCATCCAAACCTGAACGTGATGTGCTCATGCAGGATTTCCAAGTCGTGGACAGTGTATTCTTTCCTTC GGAAGGAAGTAACCTAACACCGGCCCATCATTACAGTGATTTCAGGTTCAAGACCTACGCTCCGATCGCATTTAGGTACTTTCGGGAATTGTTTGGCATTCAGCCGGACGATTTTCTG CTGTCGTTATGTGACGAGCCATTAAAGGAACTGTCCAATCCTGGTGCTAGTGGTAGTATATTTTACCTGACGTCAGACGACGAGTTCATCATAAAAACTGTACAGCACAAAGAAGCGGATTTCTTACAGAAACTATTACCAGGATATTATATG AATTTAAACCAAAATCCCAGGACGTTACTGCCCAAGTTCTACGGCTTATATTGTTATCAG TGTGGTGGGAAAAATATCCGATTTGTGGTTATGAACAATTTATTACCATCTTCTGTGAGACTTCATGAAAAGTATGATCTTAAAGGAAGCACGTACAAACGGAAGGCATCGAAACACGAACGAAGTAAAAACAGTCCTACACTTAAAGACTTAGATTTTATTGACATTCATCCTGAAGGGATTCTATTGGAAAAGGACAAACATGATGCGTTAGTGAAAACCATGCAGAGAGATTGTCGG GTGCTAGAGAGTTTTAAGATTATGGACTACAGCTTATTGTTAGGGATATATAACTTAGATCAGGTAACTCGGGATAAG GTTAAGGAGTCGGAGACCGTTAATCAGGAAACAACAACAAATTCGAGTGCTGGGACGTCCCAGGGCGGGGCCTCGTCTCTACCGCCTGATTCGCTCGCAGATTCATACCCAGGTGCCACAACTTCTCCTCCCAAAACAG gtTCATCGCTGGCAAGGACCAAGTCAATGAAGACACGATTAGCTAACTATTCCACTGCTATCGAGGCTATTCAAGCGTCCAGAGGATACGATGACGACGAAGATGAGGATGAAGATATACc ACCTGGAGGTATTCCAGCTAAGAATGCCAAAGGTGAACGTCTCCTAATGTACATGGGTGTTATAGATGTTCTACAGAGTTACAGGTTTAAGAAGAAGTTCGAACACACAATGAAATCCATAGTTATAGACGGC GACACGATATCGGTTCATCGACCAAGCTACTATTCCCAAAGATTCCAGAACTTTTTTGAAAAACGTGTATTTAGAAAGCTACAAACTC CCCTGAAGCATTCACCTTCTAAGAGGAAGCCTGGCGGTCCTAAGAAGTCTTCAGGTCATTCCGAGTCGGAAGGTGTGACAGAAGTTCCAAGGAGGACAGGGGTCACGGACAGGTCACATAGGACCATTAGTTTTACAGAAGACAAAACACCCATTCCAG GTACCACAGGAGGCAGGCCGGATCTGCTACCAGAAAATTCCACACCACCCCCAACATTTGACGAGGCGGTGGGCTCTCTGACACCCAAAAGAGGGCGTAGTGGAACAGACATATCTCATTCTCCTAAATCTGTATCCCCTTCGGGGGAGAGTATTAGTGAGGGAAGGAG ACCTGAAGTACAGGTGAGCGGTACATTCCAAGTAACCTACCAGGAGTCGAGTACATCATTATCTCACACCTCCCCCGTGATGCGGACCTCCCCTCCCCTCAGCATCTCCGAGTCGACACCCACACATACAGACTACACTGAGGGAACTCCCAGCTACACACCATCTAGTCCGAGTTGCTATAGTGACATAG ATCAAGCTTTCCAGGCAGAGCTGGACAAAGATGTACAAGTACAAGCGTCTCCCTCAACACTTTCTCCTgcaaggtcaaaggtcactgTGACCACTACAAGTAGTACAGAGACATCATATACAAGTGCTCTGGAAAACCCGTACAGCAGCGATAGTGAACGGGGTCCAACAAACTCTGACAGTAACTATAGTGACAGTGCACGACCTTCGCCTGACAAAGTGGGTCAAGGTCGCATAAATAAACcacaagttcaaggtcacataTCAACACCAGTGTCAAATTACAATGATATTCAAAACAATTCCACAAATGAGGAAGGTGAAGTGTCAAAGACCAAAGGTCAAAGTTCGCAGGGGTCTAATGAATTAGAAGTTCAGGAGTCAGAAGtg AAAAGCGTTTCACCCACCACCATCCACAAACAGAGACGAGTTCACTTTGAGTCTGATGACGAAGCTGAACCATCAGGCAGTAATATTGTAAAACCAGAAACTCCTAGTTGGCAAGAG ACACACCTGTAG
- the LOC138306749 gene encoding phosphatidylinositol 4-phosphate 5-kinase type-1 alpha-like isoform X5 → MATNLLQTSEFRERENDVSSVKEGSEDECDDDGKQKLRPPPIETPTNVMGHGPRTPGGSKEKEKKIGHRRVDETGIVTYKKKPTSELMAAIQLGIGASVGGLSSKPERDVLMQDFQVVDSVFFPSEGSNLTPAHHYSDFRFKTYAPIAFRYFRELFGIQPDDFLLSLCDEPLKELSNPGASGSIFYLTSDDEFIIKTVQHKEADFLQKLLPGYYMNLNQNPRTLLPKFYGLYCYQCGGKNIRFVVMNNLLPSSVRLHEKYDLKGSTYKRKASKHERSKNSPTLKDLDFIDIHPEGILLEKDKHDALVKTMQRDCRVLESFKIMDYSLLLGIYNLDQVTRDKVKESETVNQETTTNSSAGTSQGGASSLPPDSLADSYPGATTSPPKTGSSLARTKSMKTRLANYSTAIEAIQASRGYDDDEDEDEDIPPGGIPAKNAKGERLLMYMGVIDVLQSYRFKKKFEHTMKSIVIDGDTISVHRPSYYSQRFQNFFEKRVFRKLQTPLKHSPSKRKPGGPKKSSGHSESEGVTEVPRRTGVTDRSHRTISFTEDKTPIPGTTGGRPDLLPENSTPPPTFDEAVGSLTPKRGRSGTDISHSPKSVSPSGESISEGRRPEVQVSGTFQVTYQESSTSLSHTSPVMRTSPPLSISESTPTHTDYTEGTPSYTPSSPSCYSDIDQAFQAELDKDVQVQASPSTLSPARSKVTVTTTSSTETSYTSALENPYSSDSERGPTNSDSNYSDSARPSPDKVGQGRINKPQVQGHISTPVSNYNDIQNNSTNEEGEVSKTKGQSSQGSNELEVQESEVDVWLMSSIYTPVAAQNTNRCDVSKAIFNHGFQV, encoded by the exons AATGTGATGATGATGGGAAACAGAAACTACGACCCCCTCCCATAGAG ACACCTACTAATGTAATGGGGCACGGGCCTCGGACCCCAGGGGGGTCGAAAGAGAAGGAGAAGAAAATCGGGCACAGACGAGTCGATGAGACGGGAATTGTCACTTACAAAAAG AAACCAACCTCTGAGTTGATGGCAGCCATTCAGCTGGGTATTGGGGCCAGTGTAGGGGGGCTCTCATCCAAACCTGAACGTGATGTGCTCATGCAGGATTTCCAAGTCGTGGACAGTGTATTCTTTCCTTC GGAAGGAAGTAACCTAACACCGGCCCATCATTACAGTGATTTCAGGTTCAAGACCTACGCTCCGATCGCATTTAGGTACTTTCGGGAATTGTTTGGCATTCAGCCGGACGATTTTCTG CTGTCGTTATGTGACGAGCCATTAAAGGAACTGTCCAATCCTGGTGCTAGTGGTAGTATATTTTACCTGACGTCAGACGACGAGTTCATCATAAAAACTGTACAGCACAAAGAAGCGGATTTCTTACAGAAACTATTACCAGGATATTATATG AATTTAAACCAAAATCCCAGGACGTTACTGCCCAAGTTCTACGGCTTATATTGTTATCAG TGTGGTGGGAAAAATATCCGATTTGTGGTTATGAACAATTTATTACCATCTTCTGTGAGACTTCATGAAAAGTATGATCTTAAAGGAAGCACGTACAAACGGAAGGCATCGAAACACGAACGAAGTAAAAACAGTCCTACACTTAAAGACTTAGATTTTATTGACATTCATCCTGAAGGGATTCTATTGGAAAAGGACAAACATGATGCGTTAGTGAAAACCATGCAGAGAGATTGTCGG GTGCTAGAGAGTTTTAAGATTATGGACTACAGCTTATTGTTAGGGATATATAACTTAGATCAGGTAACTCGGGATAAG GTTAAGGAGTCGGAGACCGTTAATCAGGAAACAACAACAAATTCGAGTGCTGGGACGTCCCAGGGCGGGGCCTCGTCTCTACCGCCTGATTCGCTCGCAGATTCATACCCAGGTGCCACAACTTCTCCTCCCAAAACAG gtTCATCGCTGGCAAGGACCAAGTCAATGAAGACACGATTAGCTAACTATTCCACTGCTATCGAGGCTATTCAAGCGTCCAGAGGATACGATGACGACGAAGATGAGGATGAAGATATACc ACCTGGAGGTATTCCAGCTAAGAATGCCAAAGGTGAACGTCTCCTAATGTACATGGGTGTTATAGATGTTCTACAGAGTTACAGGTTTAAGAAGAAGTTCGAACACACAATGAAATCCATAGTTATAGACGGC GACACGATATCGGTTCATCGACCAAGCTACTATTCCCAAAGATTCCAGAACTTTTTTGAAAAACGTGTATTTAGAAAGCTACAAACTC CCCTGAAGCATTCACCTTCTAAGAGGAAGCCTGGCGGTCCTAAGAAGTCTTCAGGTCATTCCGAGTCGGAAGGTGTGACAGAAGTTCCAAGGAGGACAGGGGTCACGGACAGGTCACATAGGACCATTAGTTTTACAGAAGACAAAACACCCATTCCAG GTACCACAGGAGGCAGGCCGGATCTGCTACCAGAAAATTCCACACCACCCCCAACATTTGACGAGGCGGTGGGCTCTCTGACACCCAAAAGAGGGCGTAGTGGAACAGACATATCTCATTCTCCTAAATCTGTATCCCCTTCGGGGGAGAGTATTAGTGAGGGAAGGAG ACCTGAAGTACAGGTGAGCGGTACATTCCAAGTAACCTACCAGGAGTCGAGTACATCATTATCTCACACCTCCCCCGTGATGCGGACCTCCCCTCCCCTCAGCATCTCCGAGTCGACACCCACACATACAGACTACACTGAGGGAACTCCCAGCTACACACCATCTAGTCCGAGTTGCTATAGTGACATAG ATCAAGCTTTCCAGGCAGAGCTGGACAAAGATGTACAAGTACAAGCGTCTCCCTCAACACTTTCTCCTgcaaggtcaaaggtcactgTGACCACTACAAGTAGTACAGAGACATCATATACAAGTGCTCTGGAAAACCCGTACAGCAGCGATAGTGAACGGGGTCCAACAAACTCTGACAGTAACTATAGTGACAGTGCACGACCTTCGCCTGACAAAGTGGGTCAAGGTCGCATAAATAAACcacaagttcaaggtcacataTCAACACCAGTGTCAAATTACAATGATATTCAAAACAATTCCACAAATGAGGAAGGTGAAGTGTCAAAGACCAAAGGTCAAAGTTCGCAGGGGTCTAATGAATTAGAAGTTCAGGAGTCAGAAGtg GATGTTTGGTTGATGTCGTCAATTT ACACACCTGTAGCAGCACAGAATACCAACAGATGTGATGTTTCCAAAGCGATCTTCAACCATGGCTTCCAAGTGTAG